From one Dermacentor andersoni chromosome 1, qqDerAnde1_hic_scaffold, whole genome shotgun sequence genomic stretch:
- the LOC126546166 gene encoding golgin subfamily A member 7 isoform X1 produces MASGQQVSSLLQNQAGHEGNRIPNKVFIQRDYSEGTSVKFQTKFPQELDGLIERHMFDQMVTTINSIYSEAERMSSKTFCEGFMACLTAYLLYMCTETHYEKFLKQATAYIHEQNETVYGPRGLHITDPIERGLRVIEITILSEQGARS; encoded by the exons ATGGCATCAGGCCAG CAGGTCTCTTCACTTTTGCAGAACCAGGCAGGCCATGAGGGAAACCGCATTCCAAACAAGGTGTTCATTCAGAGGGACTACTCCGAGGGAACATCAGTGAAGTTCCAGACAAAGTTTCCACAAGAGCTGGATGGCTTG ATAGAAAGGCACATGTTTGATCAGATGGTCACCACAATCAACTCTATATACTCTGAAGCTGAAAGAATGAGTAGCAAGACATTTTGTGAAGGCTTCATGGCGTGCCTCACTGCATATTTATTATACATGTGTACTGAAACCCATTATGAGAAG TTCTTGAAGCAGGCCACTGCATACATTCATGAGCAGAACGAGACTGTTTATGGTCCACGTGGCCTCCACATCACAGACCCCATAGAAAGAGGTCTACGAGTT ATTGAGATCACTATCTTAAGCGAACAAGGTGCGCGGTCATGA
- the LOC126546166 gene encoding golgin subfamily A member 7 isoform X2 encodes MASGQVSSLLQNQAGHEGNRIPNKVFIQRDYSEGTSVKFQTKFPQELDGLIERHMFDQMVTTINSIYSEAERMSSKTFCEGFMACLTAYLLYMCTETHYEKFLKQATAYIHEQNETVYGPRGLHITDPIERGLRVIEITILSEQGARS; translated from the exons ATGGCATCAGGCCAG GTCTCTTCACTTTTGCAGAACCAGGCAGGCCATGAGGGAAACCGCATTCCAAACAAGGTGTTCATTCAGAGGGACTACTCCGAGGGAACATCAGTGAAGTTCCAGACAAAGTTTCCACAAGAGCTGGATGGCTTG ATAGAAAGGCACATGTTTGATCAGATGGTCACCACAATCAACTCTATATACTCTGAAGCTGAAAGAATGAGTAGCAAGACATTTTGTGAAGGCTTCATGGCGTGCCTCACTGCATATTTATTATACATGTGTACTGAAACCCATTATGAGAAG TTCTTGAAGCAGGCCACTGCATACATTCATGAGCAGAACGAGACTGTTTATGGTCCACGTGGCCTCCACATCACAGACCCCATAGAAAGAGGTCTACGAGTT ATTGAGATCACTATCTTAAGCGAACAAGGTGCGCGGTCATGA
- the LOC126546166 gene encoding golgin subfamily A member 7 isoform X3, translating into MASGQNQAGHEGNRIPNKVFIQRDYSEGTSVKFQTKFPQELDGLIERHMFDQMVTTINSIYSEAERMSSKTFCEGFMACLTAYLLYMCTETHYEKFLKQATAYIHEQNETVYGPRGLHITDPIERGLRVIEITILSEQGARS; encoded by the exons ATGGCATCAGGCCAG AACCAGGCAGGCCATGAGGGAAACCGCATTCCAAACAAGGTGTTCATTCAGAGGGACTACTCCGAGGGAACATCAGTGAAGTTCCAGACAAAGTTTCCACAAGAGCTGGATGGCTTG ATAGAAAGGCACATGTTTGATCAGATGGTCACCACAATCAACTCTATATACTCTGAAGCTGAAAGAATGAGTAGCAAGACATTTTGTGAAGGCTTCATGGCGTGCCTCACTGCATATTTATTATACATGTGTACTGAAACCCATTATGAGAAG TTCTTGAAGCAGGCCACTGCATACATTCATGAGCAGAACGAGACTGTTTATGGTCCACGTGGCCTCCACATCACAGACCCCATAGAAAGAGGTCTACGAGTT ATTGAGATCACTATCTTAAGCGAACAAGGTGCGCGGTCATGA